From Acidobacteriota bacterium, the proteins below share one genomic window:
- a CDS encoding ABC transporter permease produces MYPCARMTVRHPLIELTVARVKEFVRQPEAVFWVLAFPIILAMALGFAFREKEPERIPIGVIEGSGGDYMEALASSPALKVVEYEPEAGAEALRTGRISLLVDAREDVTFSLDETRPDARIARLEAGEAIQQAAGRQDVVQIVDQRIEEKGSRYIDFLIPGLLGMNLMGTGMWGVGFSVATSRMQKLLKRLIATPMSRTHYFMAFIFSRIVFLVLEVAVIVAFGWIVFDVAVRGSILVFAVVSLVGAFTFSGLGLLVASRAQTIEGVSGLMNLVMVPMWILSGVFFSSERFPDWSQPFIQTLPLTALNDALRAVMLEAAGIGAVALDLLVMAAWLVISFLIALKIFRWT; encoded by the coding sequence ATGTATCCTTGCGCCCGCATGACGGTCCGACATCCCCTCATCGAATTGACGGTTGCCCGCGTCAAGGAGTTCGTCCGCCAGCCGGAGGCAGTGTTCTGGGTCCTCGCATTCCCGATCATTCTCGCGATGGCGCTCGGGTTCGCCTTTCGGGAAAAGGAACCGGAGAGGATTCCGATCGGCGTGATCGAGGGCTCCGGCGGGGATTACATGGAGGCCCTCGCGTCGTCGCCTGCATTGAAGGTGGTGGAGTACGAGCCGGAGGCGGGTGCGGAAGCTCTTCGTACCGGAAGGATCTCGCTATTGGTCGACGCGCGGGAGGATGTGACGTTCTCTCTCGATGAAACGCGCCCCGACGCCCGCATCGCGCGACTGGAGGCGGGAGAGGCGATCCAACAGGCGGCTGGACGGCAGGATGTCGTTCAGATCGTCGATCAGAGGATCGAAGAGAAGGGCTCGCGATATATCGATTTTCTGATTCCAGGCCTTCTCGGGATGAACCTGATGGGTACAGGGATGTGGGGTGTCGGCTTTTCCGTCGCGACTTCCCGAATGCAGAAGCTGCTGAAGCGCCTGATCGCAACTCCGATGAGCCGGACCCATTACTTCATGGCGTTCATCTTCTCCCGCATCGTGTTTCTGGTCCTCGAGGTAGCTGTGATCGTAGCCTTCGGCTGGATCGTATTCGACGTTGCGGTTCGCGGCTCGATACTGGTGTTTGCAGTCGTCAGCCTCGTCGGTGCATTCACTTTCTCGGGGCTCGGGCTTCTCGTCGCGTCCCGGGCGCAGACGATCGAAGGAGTGAGCGGACTGATGAACCTCGTGATGGTTCCGATGTGGATCCTCTCGGGCGTCTTCTTTTCATCGGAACGGTTCCCCGACTGGTCGCAGCCCTTCATCCAGACACTTCCCCTGACGGCGCTCAATGACGCGTTGCGAGCCGTGATGTTGGAGGCCGCGGGTATCGGCGCGGTCGCACTCGATCTTCTGGTAATGGCGGCGTGGCTCGTGATCAGTTTCCTCATCGCGCTGAAGATCTTTCGATGGACGTGA
- a CDS encoding sulfite exporter TauE/SafE family protein: MTGGLVAGLVLSVLIGISLGLMGGGGSIITVPILVYVIGVGAREAIGMSLAVVGSTSLVSSLLHHREGRVVWKTAGLFGAAGIAGAFFGARLTYLVSPRTLLLLFALLMFIVAAMMLLRGERKELEDAHRSAPSALLAGAVVGVLTGFLGVGGGFLIVPALMVFGGLHVREAVGTSLVVITINCAAGLVGHLQQGGFDLRIALLVTICAVAGAVAGTHMGGKIDARGLRKLFGWFVIAVAIFILVRDL, translated from the coding sequence TTGACGGGCGGGCTGGTCGCAGGGCTGGTCCTGAGCGTTCTGATCGGCATTTCGCTCGGTCTCATGGGAGGCGGCGGCTCGATCATCACGGTGCCAATCCTTGTTTACGTGATCGGCGTCGGAGCGCGAGAAGCCATCGGCATGTCGCTCGCCGTCGTCGGGTCGACGAGTCTGGTGAGCTCGCTGCTCCATCATCGCGAAGGCAGAGTCGTCTGGAAAACAGCCGGCCTCTTCGGTGCCGCCGGAATTGCCGGCGCCTTTTTCGGAGCCCGTCTCACTTATCTGGTGTCACCCCGGACGCTGCTCCTGCTGTTCGCTCTTCTGATGTTCATCGTAGCGGCAATGATGCTCCTTCGCGGTGAGCGGAAGGAGCTCGAGGATGCGCACCGCTCGGCCCCGAGCGCGCTTCTCGCCGGAGCGGTCGTCGGCGTGCTGACCGGGTTTCTCGGAGTCGGCGGGGGGTTCCTCATCGTTCCGGCGCTGATGGTGTTCGGCGGTCTGCACGTCAGGGAAGCTGTCGGCACGTCGCTCGTCGTGATCACGATCAACTGCGCGGCAGGGCTGGTCGGGCACCTGCAGCAGGGTGGATTCGACCTCCGGATTGCTCTGCTGGTGACGATCTGCGCGGTTGCCGGTGCGGTCGCGGGAACACACATGGGAGGGAAAATCGACGCTCGAGGGTTGCGGAAACTCTTCGGCTGGTTCGTCATCGCCGTGGCGATCTTCATCCTTGTCCGGGACCTGTAA
- a CDS encoding SDR family oxidoreductase yields the protein MTNDAAERPEVVVITGASAGVGRAAVRRFASAGAHIALIARDGERLDAAVEEISNLGGRGIAISADVASREEIEAAASRAEEALGPIDVWINNASATVFGPATSLSPEEIRRVTDVTYLGTVWGTLAALAKMSARKSGKIVQVCSAQSLRGLPLESAFAGASHAIRGFTDSLRAELLHEKSGVHLSQVILPAMNTPRYQWARNHAGQEIEPSPIYQPEIAAEAIHWIAHHDRRDLTLGWGTLGLIWSDRLLPEAVDAWLAGPAFDARLSDDQVDAERKDNLFEPVPGNFAAHGELDPEATRSQVQLVANEHRGIVLGAIGLLAFLAWLRRR from the coding sequence ATGACCAACGATGCCGCGGAGCGCCCCGAAGTCGTCGTCATCACTGGAGCCTCGGCAGGTGTCGGGCGAGCAGCGGTCCGACGATTCGCCTCGGCTGGTGCTCATATCGCGCTGATCGCCCGTGACGGCGAGCGTCTCGATGCGGCCGTCGAGGAGATTTCGAATCTCGGGGGTCGGGGAATCGCCATCTCCGCCGACGTCGCCTCGAGAGAAGAGATCGAAGCGGCCGCGAGTCGGGCCGAAGAAGCGCTCGGCCCCATCGATGTCTGGATCAACAATGCCTCCGCGACGGTCTTCGGTCCCGCCACGAGTCTCTCTCCGGAGGAGATCCGGAGGGTTACCGATGTCACCTACCTCGGAACCGTGTGGGGGACGCTTGCGGCACTGGCGAAGATGTCGGCGCGGAAGTCCGGAAAGATCGTCCAGGTCTGCTCGGCACAATCGCTGCGAGGTCTGCCGCTGGAGAGCGCCTTTGCCGGGGCGTCCCACGCGATCCGTGGCTTCACCGATTCCCTCAGAGCCGAGTTGCTTCATGAAAAGAGCGGGGTTCATCTCTCTCAGGTGATCCTCCCCGCAATGAACACGCCGCGATACCAGTGGGCGAGGAATCATGCGGGCCAGGAAATCGAGCCCTCACCGATCTATCAGCCTGAAATCGCGGCCGAGGCCATTCACTGGATCGCCCATCATGACCGCCGCGACCTGACTCTCGGCTGGGGTACTCTCGGTCTGATCTGGTCCGATCGACTCCTCCCCGAGGCGGTGGACGCCTGGCTTGCCGGTCCGGCATTCGATGCGCGGCTCTCGGATGACCAGGTCGATGCGGAGCGGAAGGACAATCTCTTCGAGCCCGTGCCGGGAAACTTTGCCGCGCACGGCGAGCTCGATCCCGAGGCCACCCGATCGCAGGTCCAGCTCGTCGCCAACGAGCACCGGGGGATCGTCTTGGGGGCGATCGGGCTGCTCGCTTTCCTGGCGTGGCTGCGGAGGCGGTGA
- a CDS encoding trypsin-like peptidase domain-containing protein has product MTPVVAVVRNVLPSVVNIQVESTMTRRSFDPWFDLFRRDRIFRTQSAGSGFIWSSDGTVVTNAHVIEGASAITVNLADGRSFEARVIGVDPDSDLAVLELDAGDLPAAPIGTSSDLMIGETVVAIGNPFGLSGTVTTGVISATGRSVPSAEQDRTFTDFIQTDASINPGNSGGPLVNMDGRIIGINVAIYAEAQGIGFAIPVDRARKIVEDLRRYGEVHPAWIGLATATLTPEESHRLGLDVGAGAIVTRVFDDSPAADAGIELGDVIVSVAGAPVDSREALVTILTTARAGEPIEFRVRRERDDIRLAITPSEAPRRLGLRVLRAVSGLSPAESGGRIVIDRVDRGSRADQIGLVPGDLIVGVNGVTVRSVEELDAILARSVDRTSIVLSIARGRRIYTLTFPIGR; this is encoded by the coding sequence GTGACTCCCGTCGTCGCCGTCGTACGGAACGTCCTCCCCTCGGTGGTGAACATTCAGGTCGAATCGACGATGACCCGTCGCTCCTTCGATCCCTGGTTCGACCTCTTCAGAAGGGATCGGATCTTCAGAACCCAGTCGGCAGGATCCGGATTCATCTGGAGCTCCGATGGCACGGTGGTCACCAATGCCCACGTGATCGAGGGCGCCTCGGCCATTACTGTCAATCTCGCCGATGGCCGATCGTTCGAGGCGCGGGTCATCGGCGTCGACCCCGACAGCGATCTCGCCGTGCTCGAGCTCGACGCCGGCGATCTCCCGGCAGCCCCCATCGGGACCTCCTCCGATCTGATGATCGGCGAGACCGTCGTCGCGATCGGCAACCCCTTCGGACTGAGCGGTACCGTCACGACCGGGGTGATCTCGGCCACCGGACGGTCGGTTCCTTCCGCGGAGCAGGATCGCACCTTTACCGACTTCATCCAGACCGATGCCTCCATCAACCCCGGCAACTCCGGCGGACCGCTCGTCAATATGGACGGCAGAATCATCGGCATCAATGTGGCGATCTACGCGGAGGCTCAGGGAATCGGCTTCGCAATCCCCGTCGACCGCGCAAGGAAGATCGTCGAGGATCTCCGGCGCTATGGGGAGGTTCACCCCGCATGGATTGGACTCGCCACCGCAACCCTCACACCGGAAGAATCGCATCGTCTTGGACTCGATGTCGGAGCCGGAGCAATCGTCACCCGAGTCTTCGACGATTCGCCCGCAGCCGACGCCGGAATCGAGCTCGGCGACGTGATCGTGTCGGTGGCGGGTGCGCCGGTCGACTCCAGAGAAGCGCTCGTAACGATCCTGACGACGGCGAGGGCAGGCGAACCGATCGAGTTCCGGGTCCGGCGGGAGCGCGATGACATCAGGCTCGCCATCACCCCTTCGGAAGCGCCTCGCAGGCTGGGATTGCGCGTTCTCCGAGCGGTCAGTGGCCTCTCACCCGCGGAATCGGGCGGACGCATCGTCATCGATCGCGTCGACCGGGGATCCCGGGCAGATCAGATCGGGCTCGTTCCGGGTGACCTCATCGTGGGCGTCAACGGCGTGACGGTTCGGTCGGTCGAGGAGCTCGATGCCATTCTCGCCCGATCGGTCGATCGGACTTCGATCGTTCTGTCGATTGCTCGCGGTCGTCGTATCTACACCCTGACGTTTCCCATCGGCCGATAA
- the egtD gene encoding L-histidine N(alpha)-methyltransferase, with amino-acid sequence MEKDLAPHSITVVDQHPRLSDIRTDVLAGLRAFPKTLAPKLFYDQNGSELFEKITALPEYYPTRTEIGILRANADEIVSSFSPLSALIELGSGNSEKVRILLDAHDDHIIYMPLDISRQHLEDAARAISTDYPAIEVVAVCTDYTSSLDIPGWETFDRRIFFFPGSTIGNFEPEDARAFLSMIAERQAPRDEMIIGVDLVKDRSVLEAAYNDSANVTAAFNLNVLNHINRVLGSSFDPAAFAHEALFNEQSSRIEMHLRSLRDQTVAIGDERVTFRKGETIHTENSYKYTLSSFRDLIADTGFAIARTWMDPQELFSVHRLVVV; translated from the coding sequence ATGGAGAAGGACCTCGCACCCCATTCGATCACCGTCGTGGACCAGCATCCGAGGCTGAGCGACATCAGGACCGACGTGCTCGCAGGCCTCCGAGCATTCCCGAAGACCCTCGCGCCGAAGCTCTTCTACGATCAGAACGGCTCCGAACTTTTCGAAAAGATCACCGCGCTGCCGGAGTACTACCCCACGAGAACCGAGATCGGAATCCTGCGGGCGAATGCCGACGAGATCGTATCGAGCTTCTCCCCTCTGTCGGCACTGATCGAGCTCGGAAGCGGCAACAGCGAGAAAGTCCGCATCCTGCTCGATGCTCACGATGATCACATCATTTACATGCCGCTCGACATCTCCCGGCAGCACCTCGAAGACGCCGCGCGTGCGATCTCGACCGACTACCCCGCCATCGAAGTCGTCGCAGTCTGCACCGATTACACCTCCAGCCTCGACATCCCCGGCTGGGAGACTTTCGACCGCCGGATATTCTTCTTTCCGGGCTCGACGATCGGAAACTTCGAGCCGGAAGACGCCCGGGCGTTCCTCTCGATGATCGCCGAGCGACAGGCGCCGCGGGACGAGATGATCATCGGGGTCGATCTGGTCAAGGATCGCTCGGTTCTGGAAGCCGCCTACAACGATTCTGCAAACGTGACCGCCGCCTTCAATCTGAATGTTCTCAACCACATCAACCGCGTGCTCGGCAGCAGCTTCGATCCCGCAGCCTTCGCGCACGAGGCTCTGTTCAACGAGCAGTCGAGCCGCATCGAGATGCACCTCCGGAGCCTGCGGGATCAAACCGTCGCGATCGGAGACGAGCGCGTCACGTTTCGAAAAGGCGAAACGATTCACACGGAGAACTCGTACAAATACACGCTGTCCAGCTTCAGAGACCTGATCGCCGATACCGGCTTCGCAATCGCACGAACATGGATGGATCCTCAGGAACTTTTCAGCGTTCACCGGCTCGTCGTCGTCTGA
- the rpsL gene encoding 30S ribosomal protein S12 — protein sequence MPTVNQLVNKGRKSLKAKTKSPALQDSPQKRGVCTRVYTSTPKKPNSALRKVARVRLTNGIEVTTYIPGVGHNLQEHSIVMIRGGRVKDLPGVRYHVIRGTLDAQGVANRKQGRSKYGAKRPKA from the coding sequence ATGCCGACAGTCAATCAGCTGGTCAACAAGGGACGCAAGTCACTCAAGGCGAAGACGAAATCCCCGGCTCTCCAGGACTCGCCCCAGAAGCGGGGAGTCTGCACGCGCGTCTATACGTCGACCCCGAAAAAGCCCAACTCGGCCCTCCGCAAGGTGGCTCGTGTGCGGCTGACCAACGGGATCGAGGTCACGACCTACATTCCGGGCGTCGGCCACAATCTCCAGGAGCACTCGATCGTGATGATCCGCGGAGGCAGAGTCAAGGATCTTCCGGGAGTTCGCTATCACGTGATCCGCGGGACCCTCGATGCTCAGGGCGTGGCCAACCGCAAACAGGGACGAAGCAAATACGGCGCGAAGCGACCGAAAGCCTGA
- the rpsG gene encoding 30S ribosomal protein S7, with amino-acid sequence MPRRREVPKREILPDPLYNSQLVTKFINALMRDGKKAVAEGIFYGAMKRIEGRGEEDALKTFKKAVDNVKPALEVKSRRVGGSNYQVPVEVRPSRRASLAIRWLVQYSRARGEKTMQERLAGEILDAANGRGQALKKKEDTHRMADANKAFAHYRW; translated from the coding sequence ATGCCGAGACGAAGAGAAGTTCCGAAACGTGAGATCCTTCCGGATCCGCTCTACAACAGCCAGCTCGTGACCAAGTTCATCAACGCCCTGATGCGTGACGGCAAGAAGGCTGTCGCCGAAGGCATCTTTTATGGTGCGATGAAGAGAATCGAGGGTCGCGGCGAGGAAGATGCCCTGAAGACCTTCAAGAAGGCCGTCGATAACGTCAAGCCGGCTCTCGAGGTCAAGAGCCGCCGAGTCGGCGGTTCGAACTACCAGGTTCCCGTCGAGGTGAGGCCCTCTCGCCGCGCGTCGCTGGCGATTCGCTGGCTCGTTCAGTACTCGCGCGCTCGTGGTGAAAAGACGATGCAGGAACGTCTCGCTGGCGAGATTCTCGATGCGGCCAACGGGCGAGGTCAGGCGTTGAAGAAAAAGGAAGATACCCACCGGATGGCCGACGCGAACAAAGCATTCGCGCACTACCGCTGGTGA
- the fusA gene encoding elongation factor G: MARQVPIAKQRNIGIMAHIDAGKTTTTERILFYTGITHKIGEVHEGTATMDWMAQEQERGITITSAATTCFWGDHRINIIDTPGHVDFTAEVERSLRVLDGAVAVFCAVGGVEPQSETVWRQADRYGVPRIAFVNKMDRIGANFEAVVNQVREKLGAHPVPLQFPIGAEDTFKGVIDLVRMKALVFRSEDLGATYEVEEIPADLVEDANHWREKLIEAIAEQNDELLEKYLGGEALTNEELVAGIRFATIRNHITPVLCGTAFKNKGVQPLLDAVVTYLPSPIDIDPMEGINPNNEQEEERPASDEAPFSALIFKIATDPFVGQLAFFRVYSGHLESGSAVLNSTKGTTERIGRLLKMHANKREEIKEVWAGDIGAAVGLRNVVTGDTICEKGRPIVLMAMDFPEPVIAVAIEPKTKADQEKMGLALAKLTQEDPTFKVHTDHETGQTIIRGMGELHLEILVDRMVREFNVEANVGRPQVAYREAITREAASEGRFVRQSGGKGQYGHVKMRFEPLKDGQDFEFVDEIKGGAIPREYIKPVEQGIREAMENGILAGYPMTGIRAILYDGSYHDVDSSEMAFKIAGSMAYQSAAKSAGPVLLEPIMDVEVVSPEDFAGDVMGDLSRRRGKIQRMEERGGAKAVRAHVPLSEMFGYATELRSLSQGRASYTMQFAQYEQAPKNVSDEIIAKVAG, encoded by the coding sequence ATGGCTAGACAGGTACCCATCGCAAAGCAGCGCAATATCGGCATCATGGCGCACATCGATGCGGGGAAGACTACGACTACCGAACGAATCCTCTTCTACACGGGAATTACCCACAAGATCGGTGAGGTCCACGAGGGTACCGCGACGATGGACTGGATGGCCCAGGAGCAGGAGCGTGGCATCACGATCACCTCGGCTGCCACCACATGCTTCTGGGGCGACCACAGAATCAACATCATCGACACCCCGGGCCACGTCGACTTCACCGCAGAGGTCGAGCGCTCGCTTCGCGTTCTCGATGGTGCCGTCGCCGTGTTCTGCGCCGTCGGGGGAGTCGAGCCGCAGTCGGAGACCGTATGGCGGCAGGCCGACCGGTATGGCGTTCCGCGGATCGCCTTCGTCAACAAGATGGATCGCATCGGCGCTAACTTCGAGGCGGTCGTCAATCAGGTCCGCGAAAAGCTCGGTGCTCATCCGGTTCCGCTGCAGTTCCCGATCGGCGCCGAGGATACCTTCAAAGGTGTCATCGATCTGGTCAGGATGAAGGCGCTCGTTTTCAGGAGCGAGGATCTCGGCGCCACCTACGAGGTCGAGGAGATCCCCGCCGACCTGGTCGAGGACGCCAACCACTGGCGGGAGAAGCTGATCGAGGCGATCGCCGAGCAGAATGACGAGCTGCTCGAGAAGTACCTCGGCGGCGAGGCTCTCACGAATGAGGAGCTCGTCGCGGGCATCCGGTTCGCGACGATCAGGAATCACATCACCCCCGTTCTGTGCGGGACGGCGTTCAAGAACAAAGGCGTTCAGCCGCTTCTCGACGCGGTGGTGACCTATCTTCCTTCCCCGATCGACATCGACCCGATGGAGGGAATCAACCCGAACAACGAGCAGGAAGAAGAGCGACCCGCATCCGACGAAGCTCCCTTCTCAGCGCTGATCTTCAAGATTGCCACCGACCCGTTCGTCGGCCAGCTCGCGTTCTTCCGTGTCTACTCCGGACATCTCGAGTCGGGCTCGGCCGTGCTGAACTCGACCAAGGGGACCACCGAGCGGATCGGGCGTCTGCTGAAGATGCACGCCAACAAACGTGAAGAGATCAAGGAAGTCTGGGCCGGAGACATCGGTGCCGCGGTCGGTCTCAGAAACGTCGTCACCGGAGACACGATCTGCGAAAAAGGGCGGCCCATCGTGCTGATGGCGATGGATTTTCCCGAGCCCGTCATCGCTGTTGCCATCGAGCCGAAGACAAAGGCCGATCAGGAGAAGATGGGCCTCGCGCTCGCGAAGCTCACCCAGGAAGATCCGACCTTCAAAGTGCACACGGATCACGAGACGGGCCAGACGATCATTCGCGGCATGGGAGAGCTTCATCTCGAGATCCTCGTCGATCGGATGGTCCGGGAGTTCAACGTCGAAGCGAACGTCGGACGGCCTCAGGTTGCCTACCGCGAGGCGATCACCCGCGAAGCGGCCTCCGAGGGCCGATTCGTGCGCCAGTCGGGTGGTAAGGGGCAGTACGGGCACGTCAAGATGCGCTTCGAGCCTCTCAAGGATGGGCAGGATTTCGAGTTCGTCGACGAGATCAAGGGCGGAGCGATTCCGCGCGAGTACATCAAGCCGGTCGAGCAGGGGATCCGCGAGGCGATGGAGAACGGCATTCTCGCCGGCTACCCGATGACGGGAATCAGGGCGATTCTCTACGACGGCTCGTACCACGACGTCGATTCTTCCGAGATGGCCTTCAAGATCGCCGGATCGATGGCGTACCAGAGTGCGGCCAAGTCCGCGGGACCGGTTCTGCTCGAGCCGATCATGGACGTCGAGGTCGTCTCGCCGGAGGACTTCGCGGGCGATGTGATGGGCGATCTGTCGCGTCGCCGGGGCAAAATTCAGAGGATGGAAGAGCGGGGGGGCGCCAAGGCAGTTCGTGCGCATGTTCCGCTCTCTGAGATGTTCGGCTACGCGACCGAGCTTCGGTCGCTGAGTCAGGGACGGGCGAGCTACACGATGCAGTTCGCCCAGTACGAACAGGCGCCGAAGAACGTTTCGGACGAGATCATTGCGAAAGTGGCAGGTTAG
- the tuf gene encoding elongation factor Tu, whose translation MAKEKFDRSKPHVNVGTIGHVDHGKTTLTAAITRVLAEKGLANFTAFDSIDKAPEERERGITIATAHVEYSTENRHYAHVDCPGHADYVKNMITGAAQMDGAILVVSAVDGPMPQTREHILLARQVGVPAMVVFLNKVDMVDDEELLDLVELEVRERLTEQDFPGEDIPIVRGSALKALEDPTGEWADKVMELMNKVDEYIPMPERDIEKEFLMPIEDVFSISGRGTVVTGRVERGQVKVGDEVEIVGIRPTQKKVVTGVEMFKKLLDSGQAGDNLGLLLRGTERKDVERGQVVAKPGSITPHTKFKAKVYVLNKDEGGRHKPFFNGYRPQFYFRTTDITGVATLGEGVEMVMPGDDANLDVELIAPIAMEKGLRFAIREGGRTIGAGTVTEVVE comes from the coding sequence ATGGCCAAAGAGAAATTCGACAGAAGTAAACCCCATGTCAACGTCGGTACGATCGGACACGTTGATCACGGGAAAACGACGCTGACGGCGGCGATTACCCGCGTTCTCGCGGAGAAGGGCCTTGCCAACTTCACGGCGTTCGACTCGATCGACAAGGCACCGGAAGAGCGCGAGCGCGGGATCACGATCGCAACCGCACACGTGGAGTATTCGACCGAGAACCGGCACTATGCTCACGTCGACTGCCCCGGTCACGCGGACTACGTGAAGAACATGATCACCGGAGCCGCTCAGATGGATGGAGCGATTCTGGTGGTTTCCGCCGTCGACGGCCCGATGCCGCAGACGCGAGAGCACATTCTGCTCGCCCGTCAGGTTGGCGTCCCCGCGATGGTCGTGTTCCTCAACAAGGTCGACATGGTCGACGACGAGGAACTGCTCGACCTGGTCGAGCTCGAAGTTCGCGAGCGTCTTACCGAGCAGGATTTCCCTGGTGAAGACATTCCGATCGTCCGCGGGTCGGCGCTCAAAGCCCTCGAGGACCCGACCGGCGAATGGGCCGACAAGGTCATGGAGCTGATGAACAAGGTCGACGAGTACATTCCAATGCCCGAGCGCGACATCGAGAAGGAGTTCCTGATGCCGATCGAGGACGTCTTCTCGATCTCCGGCCGTGGAACCGTCGTCACCGGTCGTGTCGAGCGAGGACAGGTCAAGGTCGGTGATGAAGTCGAGATCGTCGGTATCCGCCCCACTCAGAAGAAGGTCGTCACGGGCGTCGAGATGTTCAAGAAGCTTCTCGATTCCGGTCAGGCCGGCGACAACCTCGGCCTGCTGCTCCGCGGCACCGAGCGTAAGGACGTCGAGCGCGGGCAGGTCGTCGCCAAGCCCGGCTCGATCACGCCCCACACGAAGTTCAAGGCGAAGGTCTACGTTCTCAACAAGGACGAGGGCGGCCGCCACAAGCCGTTCTTCAATGGATACCGTCCGCAGTTCTACTTCCGGACCACCGACATCACGGGTGTTGCCACCCTCGGCGAGGGTGTCGAGATGGTCATGCCGGGCGATGATGCGAACCTCGACGTCGAACTGATCGCTCCCATCGCGATGGAGAAGGGTCTTCGCTTCGCGATTCGCGAAGGCGGACGCACCATCGGAGCCGGAACCGTCACGGAAGTCGTCGAATAA
- the rpsJ gene encoding 30S ribosomal protein S10 has product MNEKIRIRLKAYDYRVLDQSTLEIVDTAKRTGADVVGPIPLPTQISRYTVLRSPHVDKKSREQFEMRTHKRLLDILEPTAQTVDALMKLELPAGVDVEIKAFGK; this is encoded by the coding sequence ATGAACGAGAAGATCCGAATCAGACTGAAGGCATACGACTATCGCGTTCTCGACCAGTCGACACTCGAAATCGTCGATACGGCGAAACGGACGGGAGCGGATGTCGTCGGTCCGATTCCGCTGCCGACGCAGATTTCGCGTTACACGGTGCTGCGCAGTCCCCATGTCGACAAGAAGTCCCGGGAGCAGTTCGAGATGCGGACGCACAAGAGACTTCTCGACATTCTCGAGCCGACGGCTCAGACGGTCGATGCCCTGATGAAGCTCGAGCTTCCCGCGGGTGTCGACGTAGAGATCAAGGCGTTCGGTAAATAG
- the rplC gene encoding 50S ribosomal protein L3, giving the protein MIRGIIGRKIGMTQVFEEDGAAIPVTVIQAGPCLVVQKKTAELDGYDAVQVGLVEKMSPRRVTSPVRGHFAKADVQPMGNLAEFEYEGDANVGDRVMVDIFNVGDSIDVIGKSKGKGFQGVIKRHGFRGGRASHGSMFHRAPGSIGQSAAPSRVFKGTRMPGRTGGKRVTVKNLKVTRVDADNNLIYVRGAVPGARNSLVVLQHSANGKAQGE; this is encoded by the coding sequence ATGATTCGAGGAATCATAGGCAGGAAGATCGGGATGACCCAGGTCTTCGAAGAGGACGGAGCGGCGATCCCGGTGACGGTGATCCAGGCCGGCCCCTGTCTGGTCGTACAGAAGAAGACGGCTGAACTGGACGGCTACGATGCCGTGCAGGTGGGTCTCGTCGAAAAGATGTCCCCACGACGGGTCACTTCGCCCGTCCGCGGTCACTTCGCAAAGGCGGACGTTCAGCCGATGGGCAACCTTGCCGAGTTCGAGTACGAGGGCGATGCCAACGTCGGCGACCGGGTGATGGTCGACATCTTCAACGTCGGCGACTCGATCGACGTGATCGGCAAGTCGAAGGGAAAAGGCTTCCAGGGCGTCATCAAGCGTCATGGATTCCGCGGAGGTCGCGCCTCGCACGGCTCGATGTTCCACCGTGCTCCCGGCTCGATCGGTCAGTCCGCGGCTCCGTCGCGAGTCTTCAAAGGTACGCGCATGCCGGGTCGCACCGGCGGAAAGCGCGTCACCGTGAAGAATCTGAAGGTCACACGCGTCGATGCCGACAACAACCTGATCTACGTACGCGGTGCCGTTCCGGGCGCGCGCAACTCGCTCGTCGTCCTTCAGCACTCGGCCAATGGAAAGGCTCAGGGTGAATGA